The genome window CGATTCCCCGATGGCAGTTCTTCCTGGGCAAGTGGCTGGGTATTTCCTTGCTGAACTTCACGCTGCTTATCCTCGCGGGAATCACGGTCTGGAGTTTCACCTGGCTCTACCTCCGTAACCTGCCCACCTTTGAGGAAGACCGAATGGCGGTCAAGTACAACGTGCTGACCGTCCGCTACGGAGCCAAAATGGAGGAGCCAGACTTCGCGAATCAGGTCGAGGAGCGGTTCCGCAAGCTGCGTGAAGAGGGCCGACTGGACAACGTCAATCAGAGCGGCCAGGCGGAGTTGCGCAGCCAGATTGACGCCGACCTTCGCAAGAGTTGGCGCAGTCTGGGGCCGGGCGAGTACAAGGATTTCACTTTCAGCAACATGCTGGTGGATCGCAGTGACGAAGAAGGCGTGCTCTACATGCGCTTCAAGCCGATGAGCCCCAGCGGCGCGGACGGGGCCGAGTTCCAGGCGGCCTGGCAGGCGGGCGACCACAACGACAAGGATACCCTGGGACCGGTCCAAACCGGCAGCTTCCGGGCCGAACGGTTTCACGAGGTCCCCATCCCGGCCTGGACGGTCAACAACGAGAACGTGCTGCATTTGCGGATCCAGAACACCAGTCAGCGGGAGACTATCCTGTTCGAGGGTGCCGACAGCTTCGAGGTCCTTTTCGATATTGGCACGTTTCACTGGAATATCACCCGAGCCTTCTCGATTGTCTGGTGCCGGCTGGCCTTCCTGGCGGTCCTGGGACTGCTGTGTTCGACCTTCCTGTCGTTCCCGGTGGCGTGCATGGGAGTCTTCATCGTCCTGTTCATCGCATCGAGCACCACCTTCCTGGGCGAGGCCATCGAGTGGTTCTCGCCCAAGCCACTCGAACAAGGAGCTTTGGCGATGCTGAAGACAGCCTTCATGTACACCGTGCAGGGGATTCTCTGGCTCATCCCTGATTTCGGCCGGTATGACCCGGCAAGCACGGTGGTCGCCGGCCGCGTCGTCCCGCTGAAGTGGGTCATCGAATCGGTGGTCGTCCTGGTGGCGATCAAGGGATTCCTGATGGGGTTGCTGGGGACCGTGATACTCACCCGGCGCGAGCTGGCTCAGGTGACGGTGTAGCCATGGCAGACCAGGCGGTGGTAACCGAGCAGATGCTGGAGAAGCGGATTGTCGCCCAACGGTCGGCTACGCTGGTGCAGGCCCTGGCTCTGATTGGAGCCGGTGCGTTCATCGCTCTAGGCGCCTGGCTGCAGGCCCCGATCAACCGGGCCCGCGTGGACCTGCAGTTGGTCACGCAATCCAACGTCTACAAGGAGCTGCCCCCGGTCTACGGAGCGGCCAGTGCCGCCGGCGGCGTGGTGCGCGGCATCGCGATCCTGAATCTCTGGATCACCTCGGAGAAACTGAAGGAGGAAGGCAAGTACTACGCGGCCCATCAGTATGCCAACTGGATCTGCACGCTTCAGCCGCGCTTCCCGGCGGTCTGGAGCTTCCAGTCGTGGAATATGGCGTACAACATTTCGGTGGCTACGCACACGCCTCGCGAACGCTGGCAGTGGGTCTACAACGGCATTCGGCTGCTGCGGGACGAGGGTATCCCCAACAACCCGAAGACGGCAAGCCTCTATCATCAACTCGGCTGGACCTGGTTCCACAAGGTTGGCCAGAACACAGACGACAAGCACTGGTACTACAAGCGCAATTGGGCCGCCATGATGGAGATCCTGCTCGGACCACCCCCGGCCGGGCTGAGCAGCGCGGCGACGATCGACTGGTTTCGCCCGGTCGCCGAGGCGCCGACCACGACGACCGATCTGCTCGCAAAGCACCCGCAGCTGGCCAGCGTAATCGCCGTCCTGTCCGAGGCGGGCGTGGATCTTGCAGCCGAGACCGACAGCCAGCGGCTCTTCCATCCGCTGGAGGAGACCTTCTTCCGCCCTTACACCGCCTGGCGCCTCGACCAACAGTTGCACGGCCTCCGTTCGCCCGAGGCCGTCAGGGAAGCAAGGGCCAAGCTGGACTCGAAACAGGAGAAGCTCTGGGGTGTTTTTGACTCCAACCCGGATGGCTTCGACACGATGCTCGCCCATCTGCGAGCCAGGGTGCTCCGCGAACAATACAAGATGGACCCGAAGTACATGCTCGCCCTGACGGGCCAGCTGAACACCGACCAGCCGATCCCGATCGATTGGCGGACGCCCTGGGCCCAGTCGCTCTACTGGACCAAGTGGGGCACGGAGCAGGCCGCCCAGTACAAGGCCACCAAGGAATTCGACATCCTCAACACCGACCGGATTCAACTGTTCTCCCTGGCTACGCTTGCGCGACAAGGGCGATACACCTTCAGACTCCGGCTCGACGAGTGGGACAAGTCGTTCCTCTGGACGTCACCCGACATCCGCTTCGTCGAGGCCATGCACCGCAAGTACCAGGAGTTAGGCAAGAAGCACGCCGAAGAGGGCGAGGAAATCGGCGAGACGGCCGGTGAGACCCTGAGGTCCGGGCATGTGAATAACCTGCACGCCGCGGTCGTCAATTTGTGGCTGGCCGGCAAGAAGGACGAGGCCGGCCGATACCTCGACTACCTCGCGAAGAACTACAAGGACCCTGGAACCACGAACACCAAGGCCATGTACCTGAAAGGTCTGGACGATTTTGCCTTCGGCGAGCTTCGCGAAATGGTGGGCAGTTTCACTGACGCCATCTACGCGATCAGCGGCCTGCTGACCTCGGCCTACGTCAGCCTGGGCAACGGTAACGGCGAAGAATATGCCGCCAATGTCCAGAACGCAGCGTTACTGTTCAAGACCTATCAGGAGGAATACAAGGACAGCGACGAAGGCCGCATGATCCTGCTGAAATTCCCCGACTTACGGGCTACCGCCCTGGCCAACTTCGTCACCGACGTTGGGTATCCGCTGCTCTACCGCTCCTTGGCCTGGAGCGGAGAGCAGAACGAGATCAAGCAGCGGTGCTACGACCTCATCTACTCGGACCTCGCCAACCAGTGCAGGATCCTGAATCTGGACGTGAACCGAGCCTTCCCCGAGCCGGAGGGCATGGCCCAGTGGCGCAAGGAGAATCCGACGCCCGAGAATCCCGAGGACGTCCAGAAGGGCATCATGAAACAGGAGAACGAAGCGAAAAGTCCTTAGTCCGTCGCCCAGTCCGGCGGCGGCGCGACGAGCGTGGTTAGAACATCATCCCATGCTGGAACGCGGGATCCGCCGCGATTCCCTCGGGAAGCACCAATGCCGGGGCGTTGCGGGCCCGGCTCTCGAAACCCAGCTCCCAGAACAGCGAACGGTAGCTACCCCGCCCCGCGGTCGCAACCAGGTAGTCAGCATCCAGATCCACTGCGGCGCGCAGCGCGGCGATGAGCAGGGCGCGCACCAGAGGTATCTCCCCGTCTCCAGCATCCGTCGCCATCTCCTCCGCACCGCCCGGCGGAGCTTTAGATGACAACAGCGGAGAACACCGGGGGGCGGCCAGTTCCTCAACGAACGCGATACGCCGCTCATCCAGTCGCTCACAGAACACAACCGCCCCTCCCAGGGCACGGCCATCGAACCGGCGAAGGACCAGCACGCGGGTATCTTTCCACTCCGGATGGCGAGCGTATCGCCAATCCAGATAATCGGCGGACCAGTCAATCGAGCACGTTGCACCATAGGAAAGCCGCATCGACGCGAGGTACTCCAACTCCTGAATCGCAGGCGCTTCCAGAACCTCGAGTCGGCAGCCGGCCGGTAGCGGCAGCCGCGGTCGGATCCCCAGCAGTCGGCAACATCCGCCCGCCGCACGGCCGAGTATCGCCCCTGCCTTGGCTCGTAGCAGCCGACGGACAACCCGGCTTGCGCCCCCCAGGCAGGACCGTATCTCCTGTTCGGGCGTTGCCGGGGCACGCCACAGTTCGCGGGTCCATTCGACCGGCCGACATCCGTAGCGACCAAGCACCGCCCCGGTCTTGTCATTGGCTGTGGTCGCCAATGGCACCTGACCCTCGGCGGCGGCCATGAACGCCTGGGCCAACCTGAGCCCAGCGAAAAGACCACCACGAGCGGTCGCTTCAGGACTCACCACGTAGTCGGCGACGACCTGGCCGATGCGCCGCCCTGCTCCGACCCGCAAAGGCAAAT of Phycisphaerae bacterium contains these proteins:
- a CDS encoding ABC transporter permease, producing MSRIWAVARHTIAESIRTKTALVFMAMMVALLVILPFKFNGDGVTLQSRIQGVLDLAITGTSALLSIMTVFLACSCLANEIRLHQIYMIVTKPIPRWQFFLGKWLGISLLNFTLLILAGITVWSFTWLYLRNLPTFEEDRMAVKYNVLTVRYGAKMEEPDFANQVEERFRKLREEGRLDNVNQSGQAELRSQIDADLRKSWRSLGPGEYKDFTFSNMLVDRSDEEGVLYMRFKPMSPSGADGAEFQAAWQAGDHNDKDTLGPVQTGSFRAERFHEVPIPAWTVNNENVLHLRIQNTSQRETILFEGADSFEVLFDIGTFHWNITRAFSIVWCRLAFLAVLGLLCSTFLSFPVACMGVFIVLFIASSTTFLGEAIEWFSPKPLEQGALAMLKTAFMYTVQGILWLIPDFGRYDPASTVVAGRVVPLKWVIESVVVLVAIKGFLMGLLGTVILTRRELAQVTV